The sequence below is a genomic window from Terriglobia bacterium.
AAATTCCACGCCGAGGGGATCACGGAAGAGGAGCGCGCGATGGCGGCCGGCAACGTCACCGGCCGCCGGGCGTTCCTCCGGCAGTCGCCAGGGCAGATCCTCGCGACCGCGATGACGGAACGCCGGCACGGGCTCCCGTACGGGTTCTTCGACCGGCAGGCCGAGAAGGCCGCGGCACTTCCGCTCGATGAGATCAACACCTTCATCCGCCGCTTCTACGACCCCGGCCGGCTCACGATGCTGACGCTTCGACCGGAGTGACGGCGGGCCGCCTGTTCAGAAGCGGGAGCGGAGAACGTCCGTTGCATCGGCGCGCGGCGAGATCGACGTCGATGCGCAGCGGGTTCTTGCATGCCTCCATCGGGACACGTCACCGCCGGTCAGGATGAAGAGGCGAGGGGCCTCGCCAGAATCGCCAGCGGAGGAGGGTCCAGATGGCGATGAGCCCGTCGCGCGCGCGGATCTTCTTCCCCTGGCGGAGGGTCCTGGGCTCGTAACGGATGGGGACCTCGACGATGCGGTGCCCGCGACGCGCGACCTTGGCCGTGACCTCGGAGCAAAACTCGAATCCCTCGCAGCGGAGGTCGAGTTCCCGGAGGATCTCCCGGCGGAACATCTTGTAGCAGGTGGGCTCGTCGGTGAGCGCGAGGCCGTACAGTCGGTTGGCGATCCAGGTGAGACCGCGACCGCCGATGTAGTAGGCCAGGTAGCTCATGGGGTTCTTACCCAGGATCCGGGAGCCGTACACGACCGAGGCCCGGTGCTTCTCGATGCGCTCGAGCATGGGAACGAAGTCGAACGGATCGTACTCCAGGTCGGCGTCCTGGATCGCCACGACGTCCCCGGTCGCCGCGGAGATCCCGGTGCGGACCGCGGCCCCCTTGCCGCGGTTTCCCGCGTGCAGGATCAGGCGGTCGATCCCGGGCATCGCGTTCAGCTTCTCCCGCGTGCCGTCGGTCGAGCCGTCGTCCACGACGATCAGCTCGATCTCGAGGGGGACCTGCCGCAGCCGGCGGATGAGCGCCTCGACGGTGCGGACTTCGTTGTAGACGGGTACGATGACGGACAGACGGGTCTTCACCATGACACGGGTCCGAAGATAGCACGGAACGGCGCGAACGCGCGGTGGATTCGCGGTGGATACGACGATCACGGTGCTCTGGGAAGACCGGGCAAAGGAGAGCCCTCCGCCGGACGGGCCGCCTCACGGAACGCGCGGTGGTCCCGGTAGAATCCGAGACGGGTCTCGATGATGTTCGCCATCTGATCCTGCCCCGCCGTCGATGCGAGACTCACCGCCCGCTGCGCCGTCGCCACGGCCTCCTGGAACCGGCCGGCGGCGGCGTACGCGGCGGCCAGGGTATCGAGCGACCTCGCGTCACCGTCGCCGGTCAGCTCGCGCTCGCGGAGGGCCAGGCCGACGGCTCTGGCCGGATCACCGCCCCTGTCGCGATCGTGCGTCGCCAGAAGCCACGCCAGACCGTCGATGGCCCGGACCTGGTCGGGTTTCAGTCGCATGGCCTGCTCGTAGTGCGATGCGGCGTCGCCCGTCCTGCCTGCCCAGGCCAGAAGATCGCCCAACGCACAGTGGATCTCTGGGGAATCCGGCCTCAGTCGCAGCGCCTCCTCGAAGTGGCCGATGGCATCCGGCGCTCTGCCGACGGCGACCAGGGCGCTCCCGAGATTGTTGTGCGCCTCGGCGAACGCGGGCTCGAGGCGCAGCGCCCGCTCGAAGTACCGGATCGACTCCTGCGTTCTTCCTGAGCGGGCCAACGCAATGCCGAGGTCATTGCTGATCTCGGCATCGTCCGGTCTGAGCCGCAGCGCTTCCTCGTAGTGTCCGATCCCGTCCTTCGGTCTGCCCAGTCGGAGCAGAGCGTTGCCGAGATTGACGTGGGCCCCGGCCAGCCAGGGGTCGATCCGCAGCGCCCGCTCGAAGTACTCGAGCGCATCCTGGGGCTTCCCCATCGTGGCAAGGGCTTTCCCGAGATTGTTGAGGACCTTGGCAGAATTGGGCTCCAGCCGCAGCGCCTTCCTGTAGTGCTCGATGGCCTCTTCGGTGCGGCGCAGGCGGAGCAGCGCGTTGCCGAGGTTGTTGTGCGCGTCGGCAAAGCCGGGATTGAGGCGCAGAGCCCGCTCGTAGTCCTCGATCGCCTCGCTGGTCTTGCCCTCCTCGAACAAGGCGGAGCCGAGACCCACCCACGCGCGGAAGTTGCGAGGCCGCTTGTTCACGGTGTCCTGGTAGATCGCCAGTTTGGACCGGTAATCCCGATTCCGCATGACCGTGGTGCCTCCCAGCGCCGCGGTCACAGCCACCAGCACGACCGCCGGAATCGCCCACCGTTTTGCCGGGCCGGAGGTTCCGATCCTGGCGAGGAGTCGGTCCCACATTGTGTAGGCGCAGGTGACCGCCAGCACCACCGGCGCCGCCAGCGCCAGGTACATCCGGTGCTCGAACACGAGGTCGGCGGTGGGGACGATGCTCGAGGTGGGCGCCAGAGCCAGGGCGAACCAGGCTCCCAGATAACCGATCGCAAGACGGCGCCACAATGCCACGACCGTCGCTCCCGCCAGGATCGCGATCAGCGTCGCCCAGGGGACGATCTCACGGGCGATCTTCGCCGGTTCGGATCCGTAGTGCAGCACCAGCGGGCTCGGCCAGACGCACAGCCGAAGGTAGTGGACGATGATTCCGAATTGCGACCGGGCATACGACCAGGTGCTCAATTGGGTCCCGAAACCGGCGGTACCGCCGCGGTGATCCGTGGAGACGACGAGGTAGCCCAGCAGCCCCCAGGTTGCAGCCATCGCGACGTAGAGGCCCCACCTCTTGCGTAGCGCCTCGCGGAACGATCCGGCCAGGAACAGCCCGTCGTAGAGAAACACGGCCAGCGGCGCCGTCGCCATGACCTCCTTGCTGGCCGCTCCCAGCAGGCAGGTCATCGCGGCGCCGGCGTACCAGACGGTCCCGCGCGGGGATTGGGCTCCGCGGATGACACCGTACAACGTCAGAAGGTAGAAGAGCCCCACGATGGACTCTGCCCGCTGGACGATGTAGGTGACCGACTCGGTCTGCAGCGGATGCACCGCCCAGAGGAGGGCGGCGGCCGTCGCCAACGGCGTGCACGCACGACCGAAGCGGTCTCTCAATGCGGGCAACAGGAATGTCCGGCGCAAGACGCCGAAGAGAACGAGGGCCGCGAGAACGTGGACGAGGAGATTCAGCGCGTGATAGCTCCGGACATTGAGGCCGCCGATCGCGTAGTTGACCGCCAGCGAGAGATTGACCAGCGGCCGGCCGCTGACGGTCTGGGATCCGACGGGCGGCGAGAGCGCCGTCCACGGCGGCCAGAGGCGCGTGATGCTTCGATTCTCCACGATCGAGAGCACGTCATCGAGGATGAAAGGCCCGCCGAAGCTGTTGTAGTAGGCCGCGAACGCCGCCAGCGCTACGACCGTCGCCGAGAGAACCGTCAGCCGCCTGGACGACGCCCGGAGTCGCGCCGAGCCGCCCCTCACGGTATCAGGAGCCTTCCCGGCGTCTTCGGGGATTTGGCCGATGCCCATTGAGCCCATTATAGTGCAGGGTCGTATGAGGGCCGGCGGTTGCGGCCGCGCACGTCCTGCGCGCTTCACCTTCCCACGAGCGGTTTCATGAGGGCGTCCGGCGTCCCGGCCGCGCGCATCGCGAGGGTGCACTTCAGGACGGGCCGAGGGCCCGGGGGCAGAGCAGGTAGTATGCTACGCGGCGGGAGATTTCCGCCATGCACCGCGCCGCGAGAGCCGGCTCGAGGGTCCGGGACGCCGCGATCGGACTCTTGGTCGCCGCCGCGATCGTCGGACTCGTCGAGGCGTCGCTCAGGGCTTTCGGCGTCCGCACCCTGCTTTCGGACCGCGACCCCTACGAGGGGTTCTCGTCCCGGATGCGGGCGTACGAGAGAGACGACGGTCGGGACCTCTACCGGACCATCCCGCAGGCGGTCCGCCACTCGTTCAACTACCAGGAGTTCCTGGCGAGGAAGCCGGCGAATGGGTTCCGCTTCTTCACGATCGGGGGGTCGAGCGCCTACGGCTTCCCGTGGGGCGCGGACGCGGCGTTCACGCACGTCCTCGGAGCGGCGCTCGCGGGTACGTATCGCGACCGGAAGATCGAGGCGGTGAACGCCGCGGCCATGTCGTACGGCTCGGTCCGGCTCAGGATCCTCGCACGGGAGATCCTCGACTACGCGCCCGACGCGCTCGTCATGTTCGAGGCGCACAACGAGTTCGTCGAGCGTCGGATGCGCCGGGAGCTGGAGCGGGGCCCGCAGCTGCGATGGATCCAGGCGGTGCTCTTCCGGTCGCGGCTCTACTCCGCGATGACACGCCTTTACGAGAGGATCCGGCCGCGCGCGCGGCCGGGGGAGAAGGACGCGGAGCCCCGGAGCGCCGGAGAGCTGCTCGGCGTGGACGTGATCCGCGACACCGGCAGCACGGTGGACGATCGGGACCGGCAGGACGCCCTCCGGGCGCTCGAGGAGAACCTCCGCGCGATCGCGGAGATGGCCCGCGGCAAGGGCGTGCCGCTCGTCCTCTGCACGGTTCCCTGCAATCTGAGCGGGTGGTCGCCCGATCGGTCGGTCTTCCCCGACGGGCTCCGGCTCGACGCCCGACGGGACGTCCTGAAGCGGCTGGCGGAGGCGCGCCGGCTCCTGGCGGCGGGCGACGCCGTGAGCGCCGCCCTCAGCCTGGAGGGCGCACGCGCCGTCGCTCCCGGCTACGCCGAGGTCCACTTCGTCCTCGGCAAGGCCTACGAGGCCCTCGGGCGGTGGGACGACGCCCGCGCGTCCTACGTGCTCGCGCGGGACCGCGACGCGATGCCCTCGCGGGTCCTGAGCACGTTCAACGACGCGATCCGGCGGGTCGGGCGCGAGCGAGGAGTGATCCTCGTCGACATCGAGCGGAGCTTCGCTAAGGCCTCCCCTCACGGGCTGGTCGGGTTCAACCTCATCGAGGACTACGTCCATCCCACGCGCGAGGGCCACCGGCGGATCGCGTTCGAGCTGTTCAATGCCCTTCTCGACCATGGCCTCCCGGAGAAGAGGCCCGCGGTCGATTTCGCGACGTTCGACAAGGCCTGGGGCCCGAGGGTCTCCCCCGACGCGAAGAGCCCCGCTCTTCTCTTCAATCTGGGTGTCGTGATGGAGAACAAGGGGCTCTTCGACGCGGCGATGGAGAACTACCGCGCCTGCATCGCCCTCGACCCGCGCCACCCGAGGGCCCACTACAACCTGGGGCGGCTGCTCCACCGGCAGGGACGCCTCGCCGAGGCCGAGGCGGAGCAGCGGCTGGCCGTCGATCTGGATCCCGGCTACGTGATGTCCTACGTCGGTCTGGGGGAGGAACTGCGCGCCCAGGGCCGCAACGAGGAGGCCGTCCCGATCCTGGAGCGCGCGACACGGGTCGACGGCGCCTCCGCCTACGCCTGGAACGGGCTCGGGGCCGCGCTCGCGGCGCTGGGCCGGTATCCGGAAGCGGAAGCCGCGTTCCGGAAGGCGATCGACCTCGAGCCCCGGAGGCCCGACGCCAAAGCGAACCTCGGTTTCGCGCTCCTGTCGGAGGGCCGGCTCGCCGACGCCGAGGCCGCCTTCCGCGCGGGGATGGAGTCCAGTCCCGATCATCCCGCGTCCAGGAACGGTCTGGCCGCCGTGCTCACGGAGCGCGGCGACCTCGACGGGGCGGAGCGCCTGTTCCGGGAGACGCTCCTCGCCTTCCCGAACGACGCGTACGCGGGGGCAGGGCTCCGGGAGGTCGCCAGGCGTCGGGGCAAAGGACGACAGTGACGGCTATCGTGGAAAGTGAAGGACCCCCAGGACGTTCGAATAATCGTCCGTCCACAGGTACCGGGAGTCCGCCACCGGAGCCTCCCAGCGCGGATCCCTCGTCAGCGGCGCGATCCTGACCGCGTCCCGGGCCAGGACCGCCCAGATCGAGCCGTCCTTCCCCTCGAAGGCCTCTCTCGCGGCTTTCACGCGGTCGCGACGGATCAGGATCTCGAGGCCGAGACTCGACGCCAGGGCGCCGACGACGCGTTCCAGTCGCATGAACCTGCTGGACAGGTTGATGACCAGGATCCCGTCCGGCGCGAGCTTGCGGAAGTAGAGGGCCAGCGCCTCCCGGGTCAGGAGATGCACGGGAAGCGCGTCGGAGCTGAACGCGTCCAGCACGATCAGGCCGAACTCCCCGTCCGGCACCTGCGAGAGTGACAGTCGGCCGTCGCCCGGCACCATCTCGATCCGCGCCTTCGAATGCGAGACGTAGGTGAAGTAGCGCGGGTCGCGCGCGATCCCTATCACCGCCGGGTCGATCTCGAAGAACGTGAAGCGCTGCCCCGGCCGGCCGTAGGCCGCCAGCGTTCCCGCGCCGAGGCCGACGACGCCGACCGCGCGCGGCGGCTCCTTGCCGAGGAGGTCGGAGAACACCTGCCCGATCGGACCGGTCGGGTGGAAGTAGGTCGTGGGGATCGCGGCGAGATCGCGGTCTTGCGCCTGCGATCCGTGCCGCGTGGCGCCGTGCGTGAGCACGTGGAACTTCACCTGGCGAAACCACTCGTGACCCTCGGCGTCGACCATCTTGAACGGCGGGCTCTCCCACATCGCGACCCTCAGGACTCCGAAGTACGTCCGCTCGCGGTGGAGGCTCCAGGCCGGAGCGGTGTTCTCCACCCAGCCGGCCACCATCAGGACGCCGACGGCCAGCGCGAACCGGGTGCGGCGGCCTATCAGCGCGAGCGCGAGCGTGGCGGGGACGCCGGCCCGGATCGCGACGTCGCTCCAGGTGCTCTCGGCCCCTGGCGCCATCGGGAGGACCGCGAGGAAGGCCATGAGCGCCGCGAGCGCGAGCGGAAGGCCCAGGTCGAGGGCGCGCGTGGCCCGCGACGGGACGCGCGAGGACTCCTTGTCCGTCCGCGGACGCAGGAGACATGCAGCGACGAGGGCGATCGGATACTCGGCGACGCTCCGGAAGATCAGGGGCGCGACGATCGCGTTGAAGACGCCTCCCAGCGCGCCGCCCGCGGCCACGAGGAGGTAGAACTCGGTCAGGCGCGTCGCGTGTGGCCTCTCCTCGGCGAGCCTGCCATGACAGGTGAGGCCGACGGCGAAGAGGGTCGCGAGGTGGAGTGGCAGCAGGATCCAACCCTGCGAGCGCACCGAGGCCACGAAGCTCGCGGCGACGAGCGCCGCGAGCACGGCGAGGATCTGGCCCGACCGCCGCGCGGGGAAGCGCCACCGCGGCGAGAAGACCAGCACGAAGGTCAGGAGGTAGATCGCCAACGGGACCACCCAGAGGAGCGGGAACGCCGCGATGT
It includes:
- a CDS encoding glycosyltransferase family 2 protein — encoded protein: MVKTRLSVIVPVYNEVRTVEALIRRLRQVPLEIELIVVDDGSTDGTREKLNAMPGIDRLILHAGNRGKGAAVRTGISAATGDVVAIQDADLEYDPFDFVPMLERIEKHRASVVYGSRILGKNPMSYLAYYIGGRGLTWIANRLYGLALTDEPTCYKMFRREILRELDLRCEGFEFCSEVTAKVARRGHRIVEVPIRYEPRTLRQGKKIRARDGLIAIWTLLRWRFWRGPSPLHPDRR
- a CDS encoding tetratricopeptide repeat protein, with the translated sequence MRGGSARLRASSRRLTVLSATVVALAAFAAYYNSFGGPFILDDVLSIVENRSITRLWPPWTALSPPVGSQTVSGRPLVNLSLAVNYAIGGLNVRSYHALNLLVHVLAALVLFGVLRRTFLLPALRDRFGRACTPLATAAALLWAVHPLQTESVTYIVQRAESIVGLFYLLTLYGVIRGAQSPRGTVWYAGAAMTCLLGAASKEVMATAPLAVFLYDGLFLAGSFREALRKRWGLYVAMAATWGLLGYLVVSTDHRGGTAGFGTQLSTWSYARSQFGIIVHYLRLCVWPSPLVLHYGSEPAKIAREIVPWATLIAILAGATVVALWRRLAIGYLGAWFALALAPTSSIVPTADLVFEHRMYLALAAPVVLAVTCAYTMWDRLLARIGTSGPAKRWAIPAVVLVAVTAALGGTTVMRNRDYRSKLAIYQDTVNKRPRNFRAWVGLGSALFEEGKTSEAIEDYERALRLNPGFADAHNNLGNALLRLRRTEEAIEHYRKALRLEPNSAKVLNNLGKALATMGKPQDALEYFERALRIDPWLAGAHVNLGNALLRLGRPKDGIGHYEEALRLRPDDAEISNDLGIALARSGRTQESIRYFERALRLEPAFAEAHNNLGSALVAVGRAPDAIGHFEEALRLRPDSPEIHCALGDLLAWAGRTGDAASHYEQAMRLKPDQVRAIDGLAWLLATHDRDRGGDPARAVGLALRERELTGDGDARSLDTLAAAYAAAGRFQEAVATAQRAVSLASTAGQDQMANIIETRLGFYRDHRAFREAARPAEGSPLPGLPRAP
- a CDS encoding tetratricopeptide repeat protein → MHRAARAGSRVRDAAIGLLVAAAIVGLVEASLRAFGVRTLLSDRDPYEGFSSRMRAYERDDGRDLYRTIPQAVRHSFNYQEFLARKPANGFRFFTIGGSSAYGFPWGADAAFTHVLGAALAGTYRDRKIEAVNAAAMSYGSVRLRILAREILDYAPDALVMFEAHNEFVERRMRRELERGPQLRWIQAVLFRSRLYSAMTRLYERIRPRARPGEKDAEPRSAGELLGVDVIRDTGSTVDDRDRQDALRALEENLRAIAEMARGKGVPLVLCTVPCNLSGWSPDRSVFPDGLRLDARRDVLKRLAEARRLLAAGDAVSAALSLEGARAVAPGYAEVHFVLGKAYEALGRWDDARASYVLARDRDAMPSRVLSTFNDAIRRVGRERGVILVDIERSFAKASPHGLVGFNLIEDYVHPTREGHRRIAFELFNALLDHGLPEKRPAVDFATFDKAWGPRVSPDAKSPALLFNLGVVMENKGLFDAAMENYRACIALDPRHPRAHYNLGRLLHRQGRLAEAEAEQRLAVDLDPGYVMSYVGLGEELRAQGRNEEAVPILERATRVDGASAYAWNGLGAALAALGRYPEAEAAFRKAIDLEPRRPDAKANLGFALLSEGRLADAEAAFRAGMESSPDHPASRNGLAAVLTERGDLDGAERLFRETLLAFPNDAYAGAGLREVARRRGKGRQ
- a CDS encoding fused MFS/spermidine synthase; protein product: MLPLYVLATLLSAVLLFTVEPMVAKMLLPLLGGSPAVWNTCMAFYQVVLLAGYAYAHLLPRRLSPRAQAAAHVVVLALPILFLPLGLPTGAAPPARGSPIPWTLGMLLLAAGAPFFVLSTTGPLLQRWFAASGHGRARDPYFLYAASNAGSLLGLLLYPLALERALPLGISGGEGRLQLTQRTLWSLGYLAFALVAASCALSAARRKGAEGRLALASDHGSGRAAAPSWRTRALWVLLALVPSSALLGATQHVTANIAAFPLLWVVPLAIYLLTFVLVFSPRWRFPARRSGQILAVLAALVAASFVASVRSQGWILLPLHLATLFAVGLTCHGRLAEERPHATRLTEFYLLVAAGGALGGVFNAIVAPLIFRSVAEYPIALVAACLLRPRTDKESSRVPSRATRALDLGLPLALAALMAFLAVLPMAPGAESTWSDVAIRAGVPATLALALIGRRTRFALAVGVLMVAGWVENTAPAWSLHRERTYFGVLRVAMWESPPFKMVDAEGHEWFRQVKFHVLTHGATRHGSQAQDRDLAAIPTTYFHPTGPIGQVFSDLLGKEPPRAVGVVGLGAGTLAAYGRPGQRFTFFEIDPAVIGIARDPRYFTYVSHSKARIEMVPGDGRLSLSQVPDGEFGLIVLDAFSSDALPVHLLTREALALYFRKLAPDGILVINLSSRFMRLERVVGALASSLGLEILIRRDRVKAAREAFEGKDGSIWAVLARDAVRIAPLTRDPRWEAPVADSRYLWTDDYSNVLGVLHFPR